Part of the Sphingobacterium sp. LZ7M1 genome, TTTTACGCCGAGTGCATCCCATACCTCAAACGGACCGATTTCCCATCCGAATCCGGCACGCATGGCATCATCGATACGGAAGAAATCATCCGTGATTTCAGGCACGCGGTTAGAAACATATTCAAACAAAGGATAATGCATCGCTCTGAAAAGCTCTGCGGCCTTGTCTGTACCCTGCTCGTAAACTTTCATGCGCTTACGGATATCTTCAACGGGTTTAGTCGCTTCCAATGTGGAAGACTTTACTTTTTGCTGTGGACCATAGGTCAGGTCCTTCAAGTTAAGGGAAAGGATTTCAGAATTGCCTTTGTCATCTTTTACCTTTTCATAGAAACCTTTTTTGGTCTTTTCGCCCAACCATTTATTTTCCACCATTTTGCTGATAAACTCAGGGAGTATAAAAACTCCTTTCGCTTCATCGTTAGGTGCATTCTGTTCCAGCCCTTTGGCTACATTCACTAGGGTATCCAAGCCAACAACATCCGCAGTACGGAAAGTTGCCGACTTAGGGTGCCCCATAGCAGGCCCGGTATATTTATCGACTTCCTCAACGGTAAGTCCTAATTTTTCGATAAGGTGTGTTACGGCCAACATGGAGTAAACGCCAATTCTATTGCCGATAAAGGCTGGAGTATCTTTACATAACACTACAGTTTTACCTAGCATTTTATCTCCATAAGCTACCAGGAAGTCTACAACTTCTTTTTTGGTATCCTTTGTAGGGATAATTTCCAATAAAGGGAGATAGCGTGGCGGATTGAAGAAGTGGGTACCACAGAAGTTCTCTTTGAAGTCTTGAGAACGGCCTTCTTCCATCAGATGGATCGGAATACCAGAAGTATTTGTTGTAATCAATGTCCCTGGTTTGCGGAACTGCTCTACTTTATCAAAAACTGATTTTTTGATATCCAAACGCTCAACAACTACCTCGATTACCCAATCTGCCTGAGCGATCTTGCTCATATCATCATCAAAGTTTCCTGTTGAAATACGCGTAGCAAAGGATTTGCTATATAAAGGTGCAGGGTTTGACTTGATTGCCGTATCCAAAGATTGGTTCACAATACGATTACGGACAGCAGGGCTTTCCAATGTTAAGCCTTTTGCTTCTTCTGCTGGCAACAGCTCTTTAGGAACAATGTCCAAAAGCAATACCTCTAAACCTATATTAGCAAAGTGGCAAGCAATTCGAGAACCCATTACTCCGGATCCCAATACAGCTACTTTTTTAATATTTCTATTCATATCACGTATATTTTCTAATTTCCTATGGTTCAATTTGTATTACTGGAGAGTAGTTTGTGGCTACTTCATTTATTTTCTTTAAAAACTTGACAAGGGTAGCTTTTTCCTTTTCGGAGAAAGAAGTGTTTAAATGTTCGTTGAACTCCCGAACTACGTCCTTGGCTACCTTCCTCTTCTCTTGTCCCAGCTCTGTGAGGTATACCTTTACAGAACGTTTGTCGGTATCACTGGTCTCTCTATAGATAAAGCCCAGAGACTCCAAATTGTTTAGTACGCGAGATAAGGAGGTGGTCTTGACACCGGTAGAATTTGCGATCTGAGACACTGGCGTACCTTCCTTATGGATATTGATCAATATATATCC contains:
- a CDS encoding 3-hydroxyacyl-CoA dehydrogenase/enoyl-CoA hydratase family protein; this encodes MNRNIKKVAVLGSGVMGSRIACHFANIGLEVLLLDIVPKELLPAEEAKGLTLESPAVRNRIVNQSLDTAIKSNPAPLYSKSFATRISTGNFDDDMSKIAQADWVIEVVVERLDIKKSVFDKVEQFRKPGTLITTNTSGIPIHLMEEGRSQDFKENFCGTHFFNPPRYLPLLEIIPTKDTKKEVVDFLVAYGDKMLGKTVVLCKDTPAFIGNRIGVYSMLAVTHLIEKLGLTVEEVDKYTGPAMGHPKSATFRTADVVGLDTLVNVAKGLEQNAPNDEAKGVFILPEFISKMVENKWLGEKTKKGFYEKVKDDKGNSEILSLNLKDLTYGPQQKVKSSTLEATKPVEDIRKRMKVYEQGTDKAAELFRAMHYPLFEYVSNRVPEITDDFFRIDDAMRAGFGWEIGPFEVWDALGVKETLEKIKKEEKRLPGQSGEVAQWVKDMLDAGFDSFYKVENGVRHYYDIASKSYKPIPGTEELIVLDHIREAKTIWKNSGVSIIDLGDGIINCEFHTKMNTIGGDVIQGLNKAIDLAEKEYRGLVISNDGKNFSAGANIGMIFMMAVEQDYDELNMAVKMFQDTSMRLRYSAIPVVAAPFQLALGGGCEFSMHADFVQLHAETYMGLVEFGVGVIPGGGGSKEFALRASDDYRPDQIDQNFMKDRFLTIGQAKVSTSAVEAFELGYLQEGKYAITMNRARLLADAKAKALELANAGYVQPAHRKNIKVLGNQGLGIVYVGASSMEAGHYISEHDKLISEKLGWVMCGGDLSAPTEVDEQYLLDMERKAFLELCATRKTLERIQAMLTTGKPLRN
- a CDS encoding MarR family winged helix-turn-helix transcriptional regulator; its protein translation is MSQDNTIDYFLKTAWQTVANKYNVIASQHGFTQAAGYILINIHKEGTPVSQIANSTGVKTTSLSRVLNNLESLGFIYRETSDTDKRSVKVYLTELGQEKRKVAKDVVREFNEHLNTSFSEKEKATLVKFLKKINEVATNYSPVIQIEP